TGCTGGACGGAGGCGTCGAAGGAGGGTGACGCGTTCCAGCCGACCGTGCCGGGCCCGGGCCCGGCGATGCCGGTCTCCTCCAGCTCGGCGAGCAGCAGCGCGGCAGCACCCCGGCTGATCTCCACACCCTTGGGCCGTCCGGTGGATCCGGAGGTGTAGATGACGTACGCCAGGTTGTCGGGACGCACCGGCACCGGCGCGAACGCGGCAGCCCGGCCCGGTACGGTCGCGGCCAGATCCGCCGGCGACACCTGGGCCACGCCGAGGCCGGCCGGCTCGGTGCCGGGCTCGGTGATCAGCAGGTCGGCACGGGCGTCCTCGACCAGGAGACGGCGCCGGTCGGCGGGCAGCCGCGGGTCGACCGGCAGGTAGGCCGCACCGGCGGCCAGCGTGCCGAGCAGGGTGACGACCAGGTCGGCGCCCCGGGGCAGGCAGAGACCGACCACGCTCTCCGGGCCGATGCCCCGGCCGGCGAGACCGGCGGCGACCCGGCCCGCCCGGTCCCGCAGCTCGGCGAAGGTGAATTGGGTGTCGCCATCGATCACCGCGACTCGGTCGGCGGGCGCCTCGGCGAGCCGGTCGAGCAGGTCGAGGGTGAGTACAGTGCTGGTCATCGCCGTTCTCACTTCCCCGCCGGCAGCGAACCGGTCCGCGGCTCGCGGCCCGGGACCGGGCACGAGGTGGAGCACGGGCCGCGGGACGGCGCGGGCTGCGGCGCGCAGTCGGCCAGCACCACCGGGTCGCCCATCGCCACGACGATCTTGCGGGCGCCGGTGAACGACTCCCGGCCGTGCGCGTTGAGGATGTTGTCGACCAGCATCAGGTCGCCCTCCTGCCAGGTCTCCCGCACGGTGACCTGCTCGTACGCCGCCATCACGGTCTCCACCTCGCTCCGGGTCAGCGAGGAACCGTCGCCGACGTAGGTGTCGAACGGCAGGCCGTCCTCGCCGTACGTCTCGATCAGGACGTCGCGCACGTCGGCGTCGAGGGCCCATCGGTTCCAGAAGGCGAAGTGGTTGAACCAGGACTGCTCGCCGGTGAGCGGGTGGGTGACGACGGCCGGGCGGCGCTGTTCGGTGCGCAGCGCCCCGCCGGTCAGCCACCGGTAGCCGATCACGTTGGCGGAGCAGTACTGCTGCGCCACGGCCGGGTCGTCGGTGCCGAAGGTGGTCTGCCAGGGCAGGCCGGCCAGCTCGGAGTAGGTACGGACCAGCAGCCATCCGTGTGCGGCGAACCGGTCCCGCAGGCCGTCGGGCAGCAGCCGCAGCACCGCCCGCATGTCGCCGACGGTGGTCGCGCCACCCTCCTCCGGCGCGGTGAGGCAGCCGAACAGCAGCGTGCCCGGGAACTCCAAGGTGTAGCTGTTCTCGTTGTGCAGCCGGATCGGCTGGGCGGCCGGCAGGTCGGTGGAGGAGAAGACACCGGCGCCGAAGTCGGTGCGCGGGGTCGCCTTCTCCCGGTAGCCGGTGCGCTGCGGCATCAGGATGTCACGGGCCGCGGCGAAACCGGCGGTGTCCCGTACCGGCAGGCCGCGGATCATCAGGCTGCCGTGCCGGAGCAGTTCGGCGCGGATCGCCGCGCGCTGCCCGGTGAGCCATGCGAGCGCGTCGTCGAGATCGCC
This window of the Actinoplanes oblitus genome carries:
- a CDS encoding TauD/TfdA family dioxygenase, coding for MSLTSHAPTGTLDVRCRPGSPAVLVTPAFGDLDDALAWLTGQRAAIRAELLRHGSLMIRGLPVRDTAGFAAARDILMPQRTGYREKATPRTDFGAGVFSSTDLPAAQPIRLHNENSYTLEFPGTLLFGCLTAPEEGGATTVGDMRAVLRLLPDGLRDRFAAHGWLLVRTYSELAGLPWQTTFGTDDPAVAQQYCSANVIGYRWLTGGALRTEQRRPAVVTHPLTGEQSWFNHFAFWNRWALDADVRDVLIETYGEDGLPFDTYVGDGSSLTRSEVETVMAAYEQVTVRETWQEGDLMLVDNILNAHGRESFTGARKIVVAMGDPVVLADCAPQPAPSRGPCSTSCPVPGREPRTGSLPAGK